Proteins from a single region of Paraburkholderia sp. ZP32-5:
- a CDS encoding tripartite tricarboxylate transporter TctB family protein, protein MGVIGLVFVIQFGLAMSYPADPRLFPLIVAAIGVRLAIATQIRGREKKPPRAPEPIAPRRLALALIVPPLYGVVLWALGFWMATILAIPALSLLLGYRRYFLILLVTLGMALAVGLLFPVVNITVPQPALFAH, encoded by the coding sequence GTGGGCGTGATCGGACTGGTGTTCGTGATCCAGTTCGGCCTGGCGATGTCATACCCGGCCGACCCACGGCTCTTTCCGCTGATCGTTGCCGCGATCGGTGTGAGGCTCGCCATCGCGACGCAGATTCGCGGACGCGAAAAAAAGCCGCCGCGGGCGCCGGAGCCGATTGCCCCGAGGCGGCTGGCGTTGGCACTGATCGTGCCGCCGCTGTACGGCGTCGTGCTTTGGGCACTGGGCTTCTGGATGGCGACGATTCTGGCCATTCCGGCACTGTCGCTTCTGCTCGGATATCGCCGCTATTTTCTTATTCTGCTCGTCACGCTCGGCATGGCCCTCGCTGTCGGCCTGCTTTTCCCCGTCGTCAATATCACCGTTCCGCAGCCCGCGTTGTTTGCCCACTAG